The following are encoded together in the Salvia hispanica cultivar TCC Black 2014 chromosome 6, UniMelb_Shisp_WGS_1.0, whole genome shotgun sequence genome:
- the LOC125195843 gene encoding lipoyl synthase 2, mitochondrial-like, whose product MNSIANRALKSKSTNFALSRFTQFLSTIAAPPSPPQSDFQKYPHTLDGLRRRLDDESPSLGDFIKLQSDNSYSVEVGTKKKPLPKPKWMKESIPGGDKYTHIKKKLRELKLHTVCEEAKCPNLGECWSGGETGTATATIMILGDTCTRGCRFCNVKTSRTPPPPDPNEPQNVAEAIASWGLEYVVITSVDRDDLPDQGSGHFAETVQKLKILKPSMLIEALVPDFRGDTGCVEKVATSGLDVFAHNIETVEEIQSAVRDHRANFKQSLDVLVKAKQYAPPGTLTKTSVMLGCGETPNQVLTTMEKVRAAGVDVMTFGQYMRPSKRHMPVSEYITPDAFEKYRLLGMEMGFRYVASGPMVRSSYKAGEFYIKSMIESDRAASS is encoded by the exons ATGAATTCGATCGCAAATCGAGCCCtcaaatccaaatccaccaACTTCGCGCTCTCTCGATTCACCCAATTTCTGTCTACGATTGCGGCTCCGCCATCTCCGCCGCAATCCGATTTCCAAAAATACCCACACACCCTCGATGGCCTGCGCCGCAGGCTCGATGACGAATCGCCATCTCTGGGCGACTTCATCAAGCTTCAATCCGACAACAGCTACTCGGTTGAGGTAGGCACGAAGAAGAAGCCGTTGCCAAAGCCTAAATGGATGAAGGAATCGATTCCCGGCGGTGACAAGTACACGCACATTAAGAAGAAGTTGAGGGAATTGAAATTGCACACTGTTTGTGAGGAGGCCAAGTGCCCTAATTTGGGCGAATGCTGGTCTGGGGGCGAAACGGGGACGGCTACTGCCACGATTATGATTCTCGGCGATACTTGTACTCGTGGATGCAG GTTTTGCAATGTAAAGACATCGCGCACTCCGCCTCCTCCTGACCCTAATGAACCCCAAAATGTGGCCGAGGCAATAGCTTCGTGGGGTTTGGAATATGTGGTGATTACTAGTGTTGACCGGGATGATTTGCCTGATCAAGGAAGTGGCCATTTTGCAGAGACAGTGCAAAAGTTGAAGATTCTGAAGCCATCAATGCTTATAGAAGCCTTGG TTCCTGATTTCCGGGGAGACACAGGCTGTGTAGAGAAAGTCGCCACATCAGGATTGGATGTATTTGCTCACAACATTGAAACTGTGGAGGAGATCCAGAGTGCAGTTCGTGATCACCGTGCGAACTTTAAGCAATCTCTCGATGTTCTGGTGAAGGCAAAACAGTATGCTCCACCGGGTACTCTCACAAAAACTTCTGTAATGTTAGGGTGCGGAGAAACACCCAACCAAGTATTGACAACCATGGAGAAAGTGAGGGCAGCTGGCGTCGATGTCATGACATTTGGTCAGTACATGAGACCATCGAAGCGGCACATGCCAGTATCGGAGTACATAACACCTGATGCTTTTGAGAAGTATCGACTCCTGGGCATGGAAATG